The Snodgrassella alvi wkB2 genome window below encodes:
- the ubiG gene encoding bifunctional 2-polyprenyl-6-hydroxyphenol methylase/3-demethylubiquinol 3-O-methyltransferase UbiG codes for MNTPVEQQTSLPATPANVDAGEIDKFSQLAHKWWDKESEFKPLHDINPLRLSFIDSYARLTGKDVLDVGCGGGILSEAMAKAGASSVTGIDLAKKSLKIAQLHAMQEHVGNVSYRMVSVEDLAAEMPAGFGAVICMEMLEHVPDPGSVVHACAQLVQPGGVVCFSTINRNIKSYMQAIIAAEYILQLMPHGTHDHRKFITPAELARLCRQAGLEWLGSSGFTYNPLTRRYHLTDSLDVNYMIACRRPLD; via the coding sequence ATGAATACTCCAGTAGAGCAACAAACCAGTCTGCCGGCCACACCCGCCAACGTCGATGCCGGCGAAATCGACAAATTCAGCCAGCTGGCACATAAGTGGTGGGATAAAGAGAGCGAGTTTAAACCTCTGCATGACATTAATCCCTTGCGGCTCAGTTTTATTGATAGTTATGCCCGGCTGACCGGTAAAGATGTACTGGATGTAGGCTGTGGCGGCGGAATTCTGAGTGAAGCCATGGCAAAAGCCGGTGCCAGTAGCGTTACTGGTATCGATTTAGCCAAAAAATCCCTGAAAATCGCCCAGTTACACGCTATGCAGGAACATGTCGGCAACGTAAGCTACCGTATGGTCAGTGTAGAAGATTTAGCCGCAGAAATGCCGGCCGGCTTCGGAGCAGTTATCTGTATGGAGATGCTGGAACATGTACCCGATCCGGGCAGTGTAGTGCATGCTTGCGCACAATTAGTCCAACCTGGCGGCGTAGTTTGTTTTTCCACTATCAACCGCAATATCAAATCATATATGCAAGCCATCATTGCAGCAGAATACATCTTGCAACTGATGCCGCATGGCACCCATGATCATCGCAAATTCATCACGCCGGCAGAACTGGCACGCCTGTGTCGTCAGGCTGGTCTGGAATGGCTGGGTAGCAGTGGCTTTACCTACAACCCGTTAACCAGACGCTATCACCTTACCGACAGTCTGGATGTCAATTACATGATTGCCTGCCGCCGTCCTTTAGATTAA
- the ubiT gene encoding ubiquinone anaerobic biosynthesis accessory factor UbiT codes for MQVPDKVMPVFLKKIISVLPAKPPAWVLVNTLNQLLRREILLADMSLLAGRHFRIVVSDLGLDLCFSADNERFMAADAAGVVDLCLSANTADFMKMLLRQEDPDTLFFNRRLKIEGDTELGLVVKNLLDSIDWSTVPVMKSLVGQ; via the coding sequence ATGCAGGTGCCTGATAAAGTAATGCCGGTATTTTTGAAAAAGATAATTTCAGTACTGCCGGCAAAACCACCGGCATGGGTATTGGTTAATACCTTAAATCAGTTACTTAGAAGAGAGATATTACTGGCAGATATGTCTTTGCTGGCCGGACGTCATTTCCGGATTGTGGTATCGGATTTGGGGCTGGATTTATGTTTCAGTGCCGACAACGAGCGTTTTATGGCTGCTGATGCTGCTGGTGTGGTGGATTTGTGTCTGAGTGCCAATACCGCCGATTTTATGAAGATGCTGTTGCGGCAGGAAGATCCGGATACGCTGTTTTTCAATCGCCGGCTGAAAATCGAGGGTGATACAGAGCTGGGATTGGTGGTAAAAAATCTGCTCGACAGTATTGACTGGTCGACTGTTCCTGTTATGAAGTCACTGGTAGGGCAGTAG
- a CDS encoding U32 family peptidase: MQQGKLALSLGPILFFWHKQQIVDFYRQMAEQPLKTVYMGETVCSRRQELKVADWIDLAHDVATSGHEVILSSQVLLESESDLKRLRKLTEQADFQVEANDLAAVRLLHAKGIPFVAGQALNIYNEQTLALMQSLGAYRWIAPVELGADRLAKMIAAVPDMTCEVFGWGKLPLAYSSRCFTARHYNLKKDSCEFKCLEHADGLLLNTREKQAFLTINGIQTMSAGYHSLLASYQQLMAIGVKYLRISPQKEYMAEVIELHQQVLDGAKKATSALSELKMHAGNVLVDGYWHGKAGINQCEGMIHAGA; encoded by the coding sequence ATGCAACAGGGTAAACTGGCTTTATCGTTAGGGCCGATTCTGTTTTTCTGGCATAAGCAGCAGATTGTGGATTTTTACCGGCAGATGGCTGAGCAGCCACTAAAAACGGTTTATATGGGTGAGACGGTATGTTCCCGCCGGCAGGAGCTGAAAGTAGCCGACTGGATTGATTTGGCTCATGATGTGGCTACCAGCGGGCATGAGGTGATTTTATCTTCACAGGTGCTGCTGGAGAGTGAATCTGATTTAAAGCGGCTGCGTAAACTGACAGAACAAGCTGATTTTCAGGTAGAGGCTAATGATCTTGCTGCGGTGAGGCTGCTGCATGCAAAGGGAATTCCTTTTGTTGCGGGGCAGGCACTGAATATTTATAACGAGCAGACGCTGGCATTGATGCAGTCGCTGGGGGCTTATCGCTGGATTGCTCCGGTTGAGCTGGGCGCAGACCGGCTGGCCAAGATGATTGCGGCAGTGCCGGATATGACCTGTGAGGTATTTGGCTGGGGAAAATTGCCGTTGGCTTATTCTTCACGCTGTTTTACCGCACGGCATTACAATCTGAAAAAAGACAGTTGTGAATTCAAATGTCTGGAACATGCTGATGGTCTGCTGCTGAATACACGCGAAAAACAGGCTTTTCTGACTATTAACGGGATTCAGACAATGTCTGCCGGCTATCATTCTTTACTCGCCAGTTATCAGCAGCTGATGGCTATTGGTGTGAAATATTTAAGAATTTCTCCGCAAAAAGAGTATATGGCGGAAGTGATTGAATTGCATCAGCAGGTTCTGGACGGAGCAAAAAAAGCAACTTCTGCTTTATCTGAGCTCAAAATGCATGCAGGTAATGTACTGGTGGATGGTTACTGGCATGGTAAAGCCGGAATTAATCAATGCGAAGGGATGATACATGCAGGTGCCTGA
- the ubiU gene encoding ubiquinone anaerobic biosynthesis protein UbiU — MSRKIPELVCPAGNLPALKMAVDHGADTVYMGLKDATNARNFAGLNFDYKSAAEGIAYAHQYGRKVLMAINTYAQAGDVLKWQQAVDTAAELGVDAVILADLGMLAYARKTHPQLALHMSVQGSATNYEAINLAQELFGIKRVVLPRVLTLPQVEQVIKHTSVEIEVFGFGSLCVMVEGRCLLSSYVTGESPNTFGVCSPAKYVRWEQYNNGMDARLNNILIDRYGVDEPAGYPTLCKGRFQVNQETYYALEEPTSLNVIEILPQLLEIGVAAIKVEGRQRSPAYTAQVTKVLRQALDMAIQSPEQFSVNPLWQQALAKVSEGQQVTLGAYNRPWK; from the coding sequence ATGAGTAGGAAAATACCTGAACTGGTGTGCCCGGCAGGTAATTTACCGGCGCTGAAAATGGCAGTAGACCATGGAGCGGATACGGTTTATATGGGGCTGAAGGATGCAACTAATGCACGCAATTTTGCCGGTCTGAATTTTGACTATAAGTCAGCCGCTGAGGGAATTGCTTATGCACATCAGTACGGGCGTAAGGTGCTGATGGCAATTAATACGTATGCACAGGCCGGCGATGTACTGAAATGGCAGCAGGCTGTGGATACAGCGGCTGAGCTGGGCGTGGATGCGGTTATTCTGGCTGATCTGGGGATGCTGGCTTACGCGCGAAAAACACATCCTCAGCTGGCATTGCATATGTCGGTACAGGGGTCGGCTACGAATTATGAGGCGATTAATCTGGCTCAGGAGCTGTTTGGTATCAAACGGGTGGTATTGCCGCGGGTGCTGACTTTACCTCAGGTGGAACAGGTAATTAAACATACTTCTGTAGAAATTGAGGTGTTTGGGTTTGGCAGTTTGTGTGTGATGGTAGAGGGACGCTGTCTGCTTTCAAGTTATGTGACGGGAGAGTCGCCTAATACTTTCGGTGTGTGTTCACCGGCAAAATATGTTCGCTGGGAGCAGTATAACAACGGGATGGATGCACGGCTGAATAATATTCTGATTGACCGGTATGGTGTGGATGAGCCGGCCGGTTATCCGACTTTGTGCAAAGGGCGGTTTCAGGTAAATCAGGAAACGTATTATGCGCTGGAAGAACCAACCAGTCTGAATGTTATAGAAATTTTGCCGCAATTGCTGGAAATCGGTGTGGCGGCGATTAAGGTGGAAGGCAGGCAGCGCAGTCCGGCCTATACAGCTCAGGTCACTAAGGTATTACGGCAGGCTCTGGATATGGCAATACAAAGTCCAGAACAGTTCAGTGTTAATCCGTTGTGGCAGCAGGCACTGGCCAAAGTCTCAGAAGGCCAGCAGGTAACGCTGGGTGCTTATAACCGGCCGTGGAAATAA